The following proteins come from a genomic window of Girardinichthys multiradiatus isolate DD_20200921_A chromosome 8, DD_fGirMul_XY1, whole genome shotgun sequence:
- the rhof gene encoding rho-related GTP-binding protein RhoF — protein MTQNGAGPGSSTIKKVEELKIVIVGDGGCGKTSLLMVYAKGDFPEKYAPSVFEKYVTTISLGGKEIKLNLYDTAGQEDYDRLRPLSYQDANLIFVCFDVTNPTSYENVLTKWYPEVKHFCGDKPVVLIGCKTDLRKDKECARKLKAMNLAPITYIQGEDTRQQLNADLYLECSAKYQENVEDVFREATQRALAFNRKQRNHKRKKKCVVL, from the exons ATGACACAAAACGGTGCCGGACCCGGCAGCAGTACCATAAAAAAGGTAGAAGAACTTAAAATTGTGATTGTGGGAGATGGAGGCTGTGGGAAAACATCTCTTCTGATGGTTTATGCCAAAGGTGATTTTCCAGAG AAATATGCTCCATCTGTGTTTGAAAAGTATGTCACAACCATTTCTCTTGGAGGAAAAGAGATTAAACTCAACCTGTATGACACAGCCG GACAAGAAGACTATGACAGACTGAGGCCGCTTTCATACCAAGACGCTAATCTGATTTTTGTCTGCTTTGATGTCACCAACCCCACCAGCTACGAAAACGTCCTGACCAAG TGGTACCCAGAGGTGAAGCACTTCTGTGGAGACAAACCGGTGGTCCTGATTGGCTGCAAAACTGACCTCAGGAAGGATAAAGAGTGTGCAAGGAAGCTGAAGGCCATGAACCTGGCTCCCATCACTTACATACAG GGCGAGGACACCCGGCAGCAGCTGAACGCAGACCTCTACCTTGAGTGTTCAGCTAAATATCAGGAGAACGTGGAGGATGTTTTCAGGGAGGCAACACAGAGAGCTCTGGCCTTCAACCGAAAACAGAGGAACCACAAGAGGAAGAAGAAATGTGTTGTTCTGTGA